The following is a genomic window from Nicotiana tabacum cultivar K326 chromosome 3, ASM71507v2, whole genome shotgun sequence.
CAATTTCAATTGAAAATAGATTGTGGGTAAATTGTACTTATAATTTTGAAATCATGTAAACATAGAGTCGTAATACACctttaattataataataattttgatagTCACAAACCTCTCCAACTTGGTAATTATTTTAATGTCGTGATCATCATTATAAATGTAAGTCTAAATCCACATCAAACAAATAATACCAAATCTCAtgcataaagaatcaaaatacgTAGGAAGGGAAAGACCAAAGATACTGCTATAGTTTGGTGCTAAGTCATCCCcccttttttttaaatcattaaaTTTATGTAATATTAATAAACATTATGATCTCTAAGATGCCATATATTTCTGCATAACATGCACAAACTCATAAAAACACCactataattaatgaaatcaaagaaaTCTTACGAATGTTTGTCTGCAAAACTATAATTATTTTATCGTATAATATAAACTACATTAGCAtttaatcacaaaataatttaatattagaATGCATAGTGAAACTCACTCCTTGGACAATAGAGATCTTGTACATCTCACCTTCTTAAATTTTCACTTTGGGTTTAGTTTAAGCAACAATTATGTTCTTTACTGATACTTAGGACTAAAACTCTACGAGAAGAAATTTCATATTAGATATAATTTCTTGGGATTAAAGAACATTAAAatagatatttgtgtagtggtgtgaaTGTATAAACTATTACATTATGAAGAAAAATTAGAATAAAGTTATCTTGCCGCCAAAATTGGTATTGGCCAACGCCATGAAAATTAAAGAGCACTTGCCACATAATCTTGAtagaagattatgaaatgagctattcgtgctgataacatgttatgaaatataactcaaagtaacaatatggaacaaggaaataaaagcaatttagtaaaacatgaacaagaaatagagatagagagaaggaagaggttttcttcttcaattgtgtgtattttcctatttattacaatgcctttatataggcatgaaaagtgaagaaaatacgtcatggaatatgtcattgaacatttgacatgaagatcatggaggaagagtagacattcaccataatatgatatttatcGTAACATAAATGAAGTTGAATTAATTTTACTCGCAGCAAGATCAGCAAATTATGGAGTGAAATTCATGATTTTTACAAGAGCTTTTAGTATAATTAGTATTTTGCTTTTGCTATTGATTTAATTTCATCACTGAAATTGTCATCATTAGTTCAGGGGAAGCGATATTTCCCTTCCTACATCGCTTGTCCAGCAAATATAGTCAAAAGGTACAACTTTCCCCTTGTATCGCCATTAACCCTTAATTACGTTTTGGTGATTCGTTGCCCCTGCCCCCCTAGTTTTTACCTTCAAGTTTTTCGAGAGAAATTcgaaaatagtcagatttacaaatggtcattcaaaatagccacagttttataagtaattaaaatttagccacttttcatataaagataaatctgaacgaaaatactgttcaaaatccggaaaaatactccaatataatatactagaactccagtataatataccggagtCCCagtaatataccggtccagcataatatactggaacttttcgcgtgttggagttccagcataatatgctagaagttcatacacaggtgcaccgatatCCAGAATATTaagctggaactttccgtgttgcagtaaaacagtggctattttttaatgactttacaaatgctagctatttttaaatgatcagtccgaaaactagctagctcgtgctatttttacaagtTTTTCACTTCGTCCTTCTATCTCCTGAGATAAATATAAGTGACCCATCCATGACTATAACTTTGCATgccctttttaatttttttaatttttttcttacaaGGAATCCAATGGCACACGTTAGTTTTCTTCCCAACACCATCAATAAGGATATCTAGTCTAACAAAACGGTAGTGCTTTTAGCCAAATAGAGGTTCACTTCGTTATATTGCAAATAAGTTACTCAAGAGTCTATCAAATGTCTATAGCAAATTGAAGTCGGGTTGACGGATCACTAGTGCAAATCTCATCGATTGAAGAATCTTCAGAATGAGTGAATCCCCTCAATATAATCTGTAAAGAATACAATGCTGGGAACAGGAAAATAATTGAAAGGGAAGACAAAAGTTGAGAAGTAACAGAGAGCAACGACGAACTTTCTgttgctttctttctttttgtttgttcTCTTCCCACGTTGACTTAATTGAAAAGTTTATTTTTTGCACCTTTGAGAAATTGGTAACTTGACAAATTGACAATGAAAATCAGGATTCAAATCCCAACATTGTATGACTTTTTCTCATCCAACTCTGGTGGACAGATATACCCGATCCCTTTGCTAGCAGAAGATATTAGTCAAGGCGCGCATAAATTGAACCACACACCCCCATTATCTACGGAAGAAAAGGAGAGAAGGATAACACTGTCAACTTAAACCAATAGTTCTACAGTTATAAGGTGGGCAAAAGGTTTTTCCGGAGCAATAGCTGTTCCCTTAGTTCGGTAAAAGGATTGCTCACATTAGCTTATCAAGTTTCAACATATAAGGCAGGTTTGTGTAGAATATAGGACTCGAATGGAATTTCAGCTTGGCTTTTGCGTCGTAGTTGTTTTAGAACTCGGTATAACTAACAGGCTAACGACGAAGGACCCTATAAAAAAACTTTATAATTCATAAACTCTATAATTCATAGAAATGATTACGAATTGAGAAGTCAGTTAATTTGCCACACTAAAAAAGTACAAACGTCATATTCAATAGAGTTCATTTTCAACACAATAAGAAAGGTAATGTACAGAGCAAACCATATGCTATCTAGCCCACCAAGAAGGAATAGATTTGTTGATCAATGTGCTAGCGCTTGTGGTTGACTCTAATCTGCAATTAAATAGGAATTTATTCTCTAAAACAATTTACAAGTTTTGCATATAAAGCTGGAATTAAAAAAAGATTATGACAAATGCAAGTGACAGTGAAGTGACACACAGGTGTCCCATTCTAGTATGTGCTTGTGTatccgtgtgtgtgtgtgtgtgtgtgtgtgtgtgtgtgtgtgtgagagagagagagagagagagaaacaaactTTGTAATCTCCTCAATGGCTTTCATAACTTCAACAGAATCTGTTTCTAGCACTTGACCACCTAAAATTATTTCATCTAAAATGGTATGCATCTGTGGAAGACAATCATTCATTAGATATAAATATGCATAAAATAGATGAAGACTAATACTTATTGATACCACACAAAGCAAGAGAAATGGCATTTGAAACGTATTGCACAGGATGAAGCTTGTGTAAAATTGTGAATACGCCCAAGCTTTTATTACTAGAATCTTTATGTATGTTAAAGAGGTGACCGTATGCTGGTTATAAGTTATAACAGGGAAAAGTCGCAATGGTGCCCAATATTGGGAAAAGCGGTATTGTCTGGAATAAGGAGTCCATGTAAACATATAATGCAAATGTTATGAACAAAGTTCATTATCGAGGGAGCATGATATTTCCGCAACTAATCAGAACATAGAAAAAGGGAAGTTGATTTATGAGACTTCTTAATGGTGTATTCCACCAGTGTATCCAATTGATCTTCCAGATAAGAAAAGATATTTGTGTTTCAAAGATAAGTATATAAATACAACAAATAGGTCAGTGCAATACTCTACCTTGCTATAATTGAATACCACATCAAGCTCGCATACACTTCTGAAGCATTTGTCCAGTGTTTCCACAAAAACTGATGTAAAGAGAACAACATCATCAACAAGAGCTAAGACGAACAAATCATTGAAGTAATTCCATTCAAATATCAGTATCAGTCACTAGACATGACACAAGGTTCTATTAACACAAGTAGCAACTTACAAGATGAGAAAACCATATCAGAAGATGATCAAGAATTCGATGGTAAAAGAAACATGGCGAGGAATACAGCGCAAAATCTTTAGAAAAATAGACTAAGACATGCAGGGAGAAAATACACTTGTAACAATAAATCATGAAGGGAAAACATTCTTCCCCGAACTTTATTTTTAGTATTAAATAAAAGCATTGAAGAAGCAACTATCCACTTATTTATGAATTAAGCCCATCCCAGAAAATCGAGACCCATTTGCTTGGGTTCATGCAACGTCAACAATTTGTGCGATATCATTGCAAGTGTTAATAATAAGTAAACCACGCCGAAACTGATGTCCAAAAGCTTGGTAGTACTTTTAAGTTTTAATACGAATATCTTCCTCCCCATTGCTTGGAGAAAATTATTCCTTCCAATAACAAAAAGAAGAAGCTCTATTGAACCATATCATTGCACATCCCATATTTTGAGTTGTTTTCACCTGTTATTTAACTAGCCTTGGTTCGCCACCTTGAGTTCCACCTACTCTTCCTATTATCAATCATTAAATTTACCTACCATAGAATTTGATAAGCCACGTATCTTCCAGAAGAAGCAAAGAAATTTAGGAGAAGATAATTCCTGGAGCTTTCAGTTATTAGAAGTTTATTAGAAGTTATCTGTTTAGCAGTTTTATTATGGTTATTAGAAGTTATTTATCTTTATCCTAATAGGTTATGCAGTATTTATGGTCAGCCTATTATATAAGTAATAGATCATGTAATGTGTAGGTTTCATTATCAGAATCAAAACTACTTTATTCTGGAGCATTGTCCTCTATATACGGATAACTTTATTGGTGTAGTTGTGTTTAAGATTCTTGCACAAACTATTGCCAATAATATTAACTTCTTTGCTCTATTTAATCTGTTATCCACTTCTGGTTTCtatcaatttggtatcagagcagtaagATCTGCCATGGTGAACACGCGGACCAATGCTTCCCACAGTGAACTCACCATTCCTACTCTTGACCCGATTTCCCAACAATTGACGACTATAGCAGCGAAACTGGAAGCCATAGATGCTTTAGCCGCTGATGTGGCTGCATTAAAAGCACAACACAGTGGAGATCACATCAACAAAGGGAAAGCTAAAGTCATACCAGAAGAGGGTGAGGTTAACAACACTTGGCATCAAGAAACTTTCACGCGCTCACGGACAAAGATGGAATTTCCAAAGTATGAGGGAGGAGATCCTAGAGGCTGGATTTTAAAAGCAGAGAAGTATTTCCAGTACTATCAAACTTCCGAGGAATGCAAGGTTGATGTGGCTTTGATGTACGTGGAAGGAGATGCATTAGATCTTTTCGCTTGGATCAACAGTGAGCGAACCATTTACTATTGGGACGAATTGGTGAAAGTAATGCAAGAAAATTACGGACTAGCTGAGTTTCAAATCCCTGATGAACATCTCTGTGATATCCAACAAACTGGAACAATGTTTGAGTATAGGCAAGAATTTGCAAAACGAGCAGCGCGTGTGCAAAATTGGCCAGAACACTATTTGCTTGGAGTTTTCCACAGTGGGCTGAAAGAAGACCTTCGCGTGGATGCTAGGATTCACAAACCTCGATATGTGTACAAGGCAATGAGCCTGGCTTTAGAATATGAAGGAAAACAGGGACCTAATCGGTCCAGTAAGGCACCCACTTTGCCTTCTGTATCACGACCTCCTTCAGTTGGGACATCATCTCCTGCGGCTCGAGAATCCTTCGATTTTCTGTCATCCCGCCAACCAGTTACACGTCCTTTTCAACCACCACCACTTCCAAACACTCGCCCGTTGACTCCTGAACAACAAATTTGGCGAGACAAAGCCCTTTGATATCGTTGGGGAGAAAAGTTTAGCCCTGATCATCGCTGCAAACCTGGGACTTTTGCTCATCTAGAGTTGATGCAAGAAGAGAACGACACACAGATTGTGAAAGATAACAACAAAAATGACATGTTTCCTACTAATGTGGGCACAATTTCTCGAACTTCGCCTTGAGGACAAGTCGTCTTTCCAGGAGGGGTGTACTGATAAGCCACATATCTTCCAGAAGAAGCAAAGAAATTTAGGAGAAGATAATTCCTGGAGCTTTCAGTTATTAGAAGTTTATTAGAAGTTATCTGTTTAGCAGTTTTATTATGGTTATTAGAAGTTATTTATCTTTATCCTAATAGGTTATGCAGTAGTTATGATCAGCCTATTATATAAGTAAGAGATCCTGCAATGTGTAGGTTTCATTATCAGAATCAAAACTACTTTATTCTGGAGCATTGTCCTCTATATACGGACAACTTTATTGGTGTAGTTGTGTTTAAGATTCTTTTACAAACTATTGCCAATAATATTAACTTCtttattctatttattatgtTATCTACTTCTGGTTTCTATCAGAATTCTTGTGATAAAGTTAAGGAGACTACCTTAAACATGACCTTAAAAATGTGATTTCCCTTCAACAAAACAAAGGTAAATAAGGGAAACAAGTACCTTGTATTAGGTCGAGCATGGCCAACTCATTCTCAGAGTTATCAAATAGAAACACGAAATATAAGGTAGCATAGTGCTTATACACGAGCCTTGTATCCTGGAAAAGATATAGCAGTGGCTTTTAAAATAATTTACTCTTTATACTTGAGAGTATACAATAATCTTCTTAATTTGTACTGTATCACATAGAGGAGTTCGCAACAATTTAAAGCAGTGTAGCATTTAAGTTGTTGCCTATTTGATAGTGTCCATAGAACTGCACTTATCCCATTTCGGTCCATCATTTATCCGATTTTAATCAAATATTAATTAGCTAAAATCTTACTAGTCAATTGGAGAGTAAATTTTCTGAATGGATGTAACTACCCACTTGATGGAAGATGATAACTAACCTAAAACTACTGAGAAATAATCTTCTCTCTACCTAACAAAGAAAACAATGTTCTCAAAAAGGGTGAGGGTAGAGAAATCAAGTTTTCTAAAGTTTCATGTCCACCTTTTCAAGAATTTGCATAGGATCAAAGTACATTTTCTAGATAAAATGTTCTTATTATATATATTG
Proteins encoded in this region:
- the LOC107811169 gene encoding AP-3 complex subunit sigma — encoded protein: MIKAVMVINTLGKPRLSKFYEFQPAEKQQELIRHVYAVLSNRPENVSNFIRSLGSIFGQDTRLVYKHYATLYFVFLFDNSENELAMLDLIQVFVETLDKCFRSVCELDVVFNYSKMHTILDEIILGGQVLETDSVEVMKAIEEITKLESTTSASTLINKSIPSWWAR